The Pantoea sp. At-9b genome includes a window with the following:
- the rsmG gene encoding 16S rRNA (guanine(527)-N(7))-methyltransferase RsmG produces MINKLSALLKAANISLSDQQKQQLVGYVELLHKWNKAYNLTSVRDPQQMLVRHILDSIVVEPHLQGERFIDVGTGPGLPGIPLAIVRPQSHFTLLDSLGKRVRFLRQVQHELGLTNVTPVQSRVEEFPAEPPFDGVISRAFASLEDMVNWCHHLPAAQGHFYALKGVRPDDEITTLPAGFVVQQVYPLHVPELDGERHLVVIARQ; encoded by the coding sequence GTGATTAACAAACTCTCCGCGCTGCTGAAAGCGGCAAACATTTCCCTCTCCGATCAACAAAAACAACAGCTGGTTGGCTATGTTGAGTTGCTGCATAAATGGAATAAGGCCTATAACCTGACATCAGTGCGCGATCCGCAGCAGATGCTGGTGCGCCATATTCTCGACAGCATTGTGGTGGAGCCGCATTTACAGGGTGAGCGCTTTATTGATGTCGGCACCGGACCGGGATTACCGGGCATTCCGTTGGCGATTGTGCGTCCGCAGTCTCACTTTACGCTGCTCGACAGCCTGGGTAAGCGTGTGCGTTTCCTGCGCCAGGTTCAGCATGAGTTAGGGCTTACTAACGTTACGCCAGTGCAGAGCCGTGTTGAAGAGTTCCCGGCCGAGCCGCCGTTTGATGGGGTGATCAGCCGTGCTTTCGCATCACTTGAGGATATGGTGAACTGGTGCCATCATCTGCCTGCGGCACAAGGACACTTTTATGCCCTGAAAGGGGTGCGTCCGGATGATGAAATAACCACCTTACCGGCTGGTTTTGTCGTGCAGCAGGTTTATCCGTTGCACGTCCCGGAACTGGACGGTGAGCGTCACCTGGTGGTCATCGCCCGTCAATAG